DNA from Halobaculum sp. XH14:
AAGGCTCAGGCTAAGACCGTCGGCGCCGCTGATTTCCTTCACCTGACAACGGATCATCTCTCGAAAATCGGTGCGTCGAGTCTTACCGACGATGAGATGGACGTTGAGGAGGCGGACCTCGAAAGTGACGAAATTCCGTCAAGCTACGTGCCGTTCCGGAACGCGAACCTGCTGTCGATGGCAACCTCGTACGCGGAAGCCAACGACTGTGCGGCTGTGTTCATCGGTGCGCACAGCGAGGACTTCTCGGGGTATCCGGACTGCCGGCCGGAATTCTTCGAGGCATTCCAGCAGGTCGTCGACGTCGGCACGAAACCGGAGACGGAGATCAGCGTCGAAGCGCCGTTCGTCGAGTTGTCGAAGACGGACATCGCCGAGCGCGGTCTCGAACTCGAGGTCCCCTACGAGCACACTTGGAGTTGCTACCGGGACGAGGCACCAGCGTGTGGCACGTGTGACGCGTGTGCGTTCCGCCTCCAGGCGTTCCAGAATCTCGGCGCGCGCGATCCGATCGAATACGCCGAGCGCCCGGACTATACCGAATCATAGACGCCGCTGAGCCGATATATCCATGGTTAACCTGGTCTGCGTTAATTCTTCTCGACGCGGGGGCTCACGAAGAGGAGGTCCGATGCTGGAGACACCGAACCCAGAGTACCTGTTGCAGACAGCAATTTGAGTATCATCCAACTGTTCTAGCCTGCGAATTCCTATGGGGGTTTCACCTATTCGCCTAATCGGTCAACTAAGGTGGTCATGGCCAGTCCATACATTACTACAACCGGTAACACCCACATCAACCGATCAATGGGTTAGCACTAACTGACGAGGCGCTAAACAGGACAGTGACCAAAATACTATTAGATTATACCCAGGATGGTGAAGCTAACATACTGCTAATGGTGGAAGAAATTCATTCACAGAGGGGC
Protein-coding regions in this window:
- the queC gene encoding 7-cyano-7-deazaguanine synthase QueC, coding for MSDQRAVILASGGMDSATAAAVAQDTGYELYMLHTSYGQQTESKEYDCAKAQAKTVGAADFLHLTTDHLSKIGASSLTDDEMDVEEADLESDEIPSSYVPFRNANLLSMATSYAEANDCAAVFIGAHSEDFSGYPDCRPEFFEAFQQVVDVGTKPETEISVEAPFVELSKTDIAERGLELEVPYEHTWSCYRDEAPACGTCDACAFRLQAFQNLGARDPIEYAERPDYTES